The genomic window AGCAGGTTGCAGGCACGGGCTTTGCATTAGGTTCGCTGGCCCCGGCTTCCACGAAATGGTCTGGTAGCATTAGCATTTCAAAAGAAGGCACGGCCAACCTATGCGTTGGCCAAGGCATGGGTGCGGTGTCAGCTGTATTCacttctctctctcttttcttttcttttcttttttttcctctttctcTGTTGTCCTTGGATTTCCAACCCTCAACTGGCAAGACGACGGATGGCACCGCACAAGCATGGCTGGATGGACTGAAGGCCTGGCTGGGcctttaattataaaagggCCGGTTGTGCGCGCAGCCCGCAGGACCACAGACATCCTTCCCCAGAAAGCTGGACGAGGACATCGAGTCAAATCACAATTCAGAGGCCGTCTGTTGGTGATAATTACCCCATGCCCATCACCAGCATGTGCGTCGACTTCCCATTCAGCCATCCATCCCCTCCGTCTCCTTCAAACCACTGCATCactcgccgccatctcctTGTTGTATTAGCTGCCCCTACCTGGCTCTTGGCTCCTGGCACCTGGCACCTGGCTCCCGGCTCTTGGCCTGGCTCCCGAGCCATCGGCTGGTGTCTGCTGCCTCATGATTAAAGCCCTTCCCCACATCGTCCGTGGCAAGGCAATCATCACTACAATAGTTCGCCTCCAGACCAAATTTCCAGGCTCGTGGAAGGACGGACAAACCCGTAGGCAGCCCATTTCACACGGAATGAGTGCGCTGGCCATAATTTGGGCAAGGAAACCGCCCATCTCGCTTCGCAGCGATTTCGTCTAGAGGCCGCTGCTATAGGCACAAATGATGCTTGGATGGGCATTGAGGTTTCCGCACGCCAGCAATACGGAGTTGGCGTGATGTGCTGGTGATGTTGATTGGCATGTCTCGGGGAGTGAACCCCTTCGTTCCACAACTCCCACAGATCCCCGTCTGTCTCAAGCACTCACTTCGAACTTGGGGCGTTTGTTTTCGGTAAACAGGTGTTGGGGCGTCGTCTTTCCCAGTCAGTCAGCCCACTGCCTGGTAGACTCTGTGCACGTTACACACGACACCACGGCATCGAAAAAGAAACTTTTGGTACAAAACTGACCGCGACGGTGATGTAAGCTAGACTCCCGTGTTGTAaatattactccgtactactagtagcaTTCCCCCAGCGCCTTTCTGTGTCCAAGATTATTGGCACCTGTCAATGTGAGGTAATTGTGGATATATAtccgtacatactccgtaccatgaCTCCGTTTGTGTTCTATCCCTATGGAGTACAAGGATATCACCGAGAGCCTGCCGTTGTCAGAATCTGCTTAGACTCCGCACACATTGTCAGGCGGTTGTGCGGAGTGCTTGCTACTCCATTGCCGTTCTCTCGATGCTCGTGCGTGTACTGTAAATTTTCTTTGCCCGTACAGGGTATAAGGTTACTCGGTGGTTCCATACATAATTATGTGATGGGCTGACTTGGGGATTGAAGAACCTCACGTTGTCCCCGCATGTTGGGCCACTGGGGGCTCCTCATTTGCGCACCAGACCCCTTTCGGGTCCGAACTAGTGGAGCGACCCGAGATCAATGATGCCTCCGTAGCATTGGTACTGTTACCCTGCACATTGAACGAATTTTACAGTCGTGCCTAGCTTAGTTGTTCCTGTAATAAAATCAGAAGAACAAAGAGAGGGGGGGAAAGACAGAGAGAGAAGTAATTCACGGAGTCAATGCCAGTGGAATGAAACCTTTCCAGTATTTCCATGTTGGTGCTGGTAGTGGCAGTGAGAAGCAGTCTGGTTGCATATTGCGGTTCCATGATAGATTTCAATATCAGTGAGTGCGAGCTTAATCGCCCACTAGACCAGCGCCAACGAAAAGACATGTGCTTCCATTCACAAGCAGCGCAACGTCAATTGAAAAGGAGGTATAATGCATTATGAACATCGATTCCACGGCCTATGTACCTAGAAAATTTTTTTCATCACGACAATTCCAACTTTTCCTTTGTGTACTCCAAAACCTGCCGAATGTCATCATCCAGCCCCCCCCGAGCCAGATATCCATCTATCCAAGCTGTCGTCTTGCGACTGAGCTCGAGCTTGTCTGTGGTGACATCCAACTTCTCGCCCAACCGTGCCAACACGTCTCGCAATCCTCGCGGGAATTCCGCAGTGTTGGTCTGCACGCCAAGGATGGGTTGTCTGATGTAGCAATTGCATGTGGACGGGTGGTTCGGGTACGCCTCACTCAACGAGTCCAAAACGTGTTGGGAAATCTTGGGTTCAACTGACAGAGCCTTGAACGAAGCGAACATGGTGAAGAAGGACTCCGCAACCTCAGGAGTAAAGAATGCCTGTTTCCGGGATATGTCGTAAATGGCCATTGGTATAGCGCCGTCCATGGCCGGGTTGGACTTGAGCTGTTCCGAGGCCTGCTTGTCAATGACTTTGGCCTGGGCTCGCGATGGCTCGGGCAACATGTTGCCGTCTTcggcctcgtcctcatcctcgctgTCCGCGATGCAAagttcgtcgtcatcatcaacgcGGTCGGGCCGCAATGCGTCGACACCCTTCTTCTCACTCTTGCGCTGATCCACCTTGACTAGCCACTCCATCTCACTCCTTGCGTATTCAAGCCACAGTTTGCAGTCCTGGGTGCAGAATCGACAGCCGCGCATGAAGAATCCTCGCGCTGCGGCCATGTCACCATTCCTCGCAGACCGTCGGCCCGCAATGACCCAGAATTCAGCGTCAGTGGGCATCATGCGAAGGGCCTTTGCCATGGTCTTGCGCCATCGCTTTGCGGCCTTGATGCTGGCCGCGTAGGACAGATAGCCTTTCCATAGTTTCCTGCTGCCGGGGTGTCTGTTGACGCCTCGCTCGTAGATCGATAGTACGCGGCCCTGGCCGGCGTGTGCTGAGTTGAGGTGGTGGATTTTGAGCCGGCGGCATCTCTTGCTGCGCAGGCTTTCGAGGGATTGTTCCCATTTGACATAGGCGGACCATTCGGAGGGTGCGTTTCCTGGCGAGAGCACTcggtgctcgtgctcgttGCGTTTCTGTACAATTGTGCGGATTTCCTCCTAGAGTCAATGCGTTAGAGTATTGTAGTGTTTGTGCGACAGTTCTGGGAACATGCCTTGGAGAatatttccttttcttcccacTCTCTTAGTTGAGGAACGGAGCGTTCGAGATAGAATCTCGCCTTCTCAGCAACACCCGCCATTATGGCTATCAAACACGGCAACTCCGAGTTAGGTGATGTATCGGGGCAGCACGTAACCAGTCCGAAAAGCCGCGCTGCTTTATTGAGTCAAAGTAAAGATGCGAGGTGGGCATGTATGATCATGAAGTTTTTCCCACGAGGCCGTTGCAGATCCAAAATTTTAGCGGGGCAGCTTTGGGTGCTTCACAGAGTACAGCACACGAATAACCATCCGGTTGCAGGACTTCGTGGCTGTCAGCGAGCGAATCAGCATCCAGCTAGCCAAAGTGCCTGTCAAGGCCCAGCAAGCTGCCCCTGGGCGCGGCTGTGCCAGCCCAGCCTGGTAaagtcaactggtccctTGCTATTGAATCAATACGCGCGTGTCCACACTCCACATCGCCAGACTGGACCTTCCGAGGCTCTTGCAGGCCACAAATCCAAACCTCACCACTTCGTCCCCTAATCCCCCCCTCGTTGTTCCTTtgctccttgtcctttcAGCTTCTTTCTTATTTCGCTCGGATGTCCCGGACGGTACTGTAATCGACTGcgttttcttcttccgcTCATTCAGTTTTCTTTGTCATCGCCATGTCCAaatacaaggacaaggatggCGGCATTGTCCTCAGCTTCGGGGGGCAGTGGGTGAGCTGGGCGCACACAATTGTCGCATACAGTAAGTCGTCATGGGCTCTACGAGGCGCTCCGAATCAATGCAGTAGCTGCTTTTGCACACAGAGTCGCAATTGACAACAGTCGTTCTAACCGCCATCTGTAGCCGCTTTCCTGAGCGCATTGATCGTCGGCGTCTCCCTTCACTATCACAAGATTGTCCAGAATGAGTTTTACGGATATCCCCAGGAGTGGTTCCCGTCCGTGTCGGCGACAATTGGCGATCGATACCCCGAACGGTCTTTTTTCATGATCTTTATTGCCATCACATCCGGTATAACCAACATCTCCAAGACCGCACTGCCCATGTTCCGATAGCTAACTTGGCCCAGGACCTCGTTTCGCCTTGGTCGGCCTTTTCTACCTTCTTACCCGAAAACCAGGGACCAAGCTGCCCGGCTTCATTGCTTCCATGGGTGTTCTTCGCACTCTCACGTGCGGAGGCTGGACTTATATCACCTCGACGGACGATCACGACTGGCATGACATTCTCATGATTTCGTACATTGTGGCAACCCTGCCTTGGACCCTGGGATGCATTGCCCTGAGCCCGCCAAACCCGCAGGCTATCAAGTACCGGAAGTACCTTGCTACTGCTTTCTTTGGTACCCTGGTGCCTCTCATCTACTTCTTCATTCAGCACAAGGTGCATCGCGTTGCTGGAGGTTTGTTGTAGCCCCGTCGAACACAGATGTGACTGATCTAACATGAGCGCTTAGCCTATACCATCTATGCATTCTTTGAGTGGGCATTGATCCTCTTTGACGTTGGCTTTGATGCCGTTACAGCTCTGGATTATAGCACATTTGAAGTCGTGATCAGGGATGTCAAGGGATTGAGCAAGGGGTACGTGCAATGGCTTCCAAGATAGTCCTGGCTTCTTGTTCCATCAAATTTCAATATACACCCGTTATTTTGAGGCGTCGTCTAAGATTTCTCGCAGTGATAACCTCTCGTCCGTCCCGTCTGCTGTCATGGAGAAAGAGTAAGTCCTTCCCTGGGTATCTGCAAACTACGGCCTACTGACTGTTCAAAACTAGAAAGGAAAAGGCAACTGGCGGTCTCTACTCTCTGCGCTTCACCTGGTCTGAGGCATTGGACACTGCTGCTGACGTTTATCATGGAGTAAGTCAAGGCCTTGGTCGCGCATTTTTTGACAATGTCTGACGGTCTGCAGTTTGTGTTCTGGTCCATGTTGACCAGCTTGGGTCTGGTAGTCTGGTGTAAGTTTGCTTGTTCGACAGTTGGCATAGTCTTTTGAGGCTGACATTAAAATAGACTTCCCTCTTTGGCACATGGGCATATCCGGATATGAAGCTTTTGTTTTAGTCTCCATTTCTCCTCTGCTCCTTGTTGGACCTCTTCGATCGGCTGTTATCAGCAACCAGCGAATCATTCATCTCCTATCTCTCTCAGGAGTCGCTGCTTATTTGGTTTTGGACCCCGCTCGTCGTCTGTTTACAGTTGGTTTTGGTGTTGCCATGTCGACTTTAGGATGGGTTGCCACGCTCCATGCCGAGTCCTTGCACGAAGCAAGATTCGAGTCCAGGATCCTCGGCCTGCTGGTTGGGCTTATCCTCTCGTCGACTGCCAAGTTTGCCTGGCAGACCAATAACCCCATCTGGCCCATCATGCATGAGGCCAATGGTGGATGGAACCTCACTGGGCTTGTGCTTGGAGTCCTGGCTGCGCTGCGCTTCACTCGCAAGGCTCCTTTGACTAGCGGGACCCCTGATGGCGCCCAGAGAGGCTCAACTGTGCTGGCTGCTTGTGGTGTTGGAGGTGTCTTTTTTGGTATGCACTCACTGCTATCTGATACCAGCACCATGATTCTTTGGGTCTGGGAAGGATTCCCCATCCGGGGCCCTTATTTCTCTACGCACGGTTGGTGCAcccttgccgccatgtcTGCTGGTCTCTTTATTGGAATCTGCAAACCCTCTCTTGCTGGTAGCTGGCCACAGTACGCCGTCGGCACCGCTGGTGCAATGGTTTTGACATTCTTCAGTCACTGGTTTGGATACTACGGTGGTCTTGTTATTGCTGCCTACCTGATGGCTGTTGCTGTGCCTCTGCTTAGCAACGCTTCCAAGAAGAGCCCTGCCGTTACCTTTGGCCTTGGGTTCTTCATATACGTCTTCTTGGTTCTATTCCATGTCTGGGTGGTTGCCTATGCGTTTGTTCCTGGCGGTCCTCTCGTTCGTGAGCATACTGACTGGATCATGTACTCGATGATGGGTCTCATTGGCGCTGGTGTTTACGACTTCAATGCCTCCCAACCACGCAagcagcagcctcgtcgCACCTCTGCTTCTCAGCATAAGAAATATTTTGGATTTGCCACCATTATTGTCAATATCCTCTTCCTGTGCGCTGCTTTTATGCGCTTCCCCACCAACGACTACAAGCCATATCACGCCAAGGACCGTGTCCTCACAGCTGGTATTTGGACCATTCACTTCTCCTTGGACAACGACATGTGGTCATCAGAGTACCGTATGCGAGACCTTATCAAGGAGATGGAGCTTGATGTTGTGGGACTTCTCGAGTCCGACTTGCAGCGCATCATCATGGGCAACCGCGATACCACGCAGTTCCTGGCCGAGGATCTGGGCATGTATGTTGACTACGGCCCCGGCCCCAACAAGCACACTTGGGGTGCAGCTTTGCTTTCCAAGTTCCCCATTGTCGAGTCGAAGCACCATCTCCTCCCCAGTCCAGTAGGTGAACTAGCGCCGGCTATCCACGCTACGCTTGATGTGTATGGCGAACTGGTCGATGTCTTTGTCTTCCATTCTGGACAGGAGGAGGACCCCGAGGACCGGCGCCTGCAGTCCGAGTATCTGGCGCAACTGATGGGCTCTACTCCACGACCTGCGTTCCTTCTCAGCTACCTTGTCACGAAGCCCCTCGAAGGCAACTACAACACCTACGTCAGCGAGAAGTCTGGAATGCATGACGTTGACTCGACTGATTGGGACCGATGGTGCGAGTACATCCTCTTCAAGAAGCTTAAGCGTGTCGGCTATGCCCGCGTGAGCAGAAGCACAATTACCGATACGGAGTTGCAGGTGGCCAAGTTTGTGATCCCCAACTCTGCCGCCGAAGCCCAGCAGCTAGACTCGGTGTCTGCCGAGGAGCGTAACCGTCGCGTGCAGGAGTCTGAGGTCCCCGAGGGCTGGAGATTCCCGGCCATGTTCAGGGGACAGGGTGTTAGAGATCATAGATACCACGTCTTTGATGAGCCCAGATACTTTAATTAAGACAGAGCTGGGGTCTAGAGAATATTTATTGCAGACATGGAGATGGTGCAATAAGGACTGTACAAGAAGGAACTGATATTTCGGTgaaaatataatataatttgCATGTGCCGCCAAGGCACGCTTCTACTGGAAATATGAAATTGGGTTAGTGCCATGACTCAAAAAACTGTATCTATTTGAGACGCCATGTCGAGCTTTGTTGCACTTCCAGCGCTAGATGGGTAGGATGGGAGAGGAGATAACTGGCGTGGTGTGGATTCGACGATCCGGCCTGACTCCCGTGGCCCAGAGGGAACCAGCAGCTTCATGACGTCACCATACGAATATGGATTGAATGCTGAATTTCATTCAATCTTTCCCAAAAGTTGCTTCTTGATTGTTGGGGCTTAATCCAGTAGCACCTGTACTATATGTGGCAGCGCATCAACTGAATGCCACTGGACAAAGCTACCAAGATGAAACAATTAAGCTATTTACCCGACgggatacatatgtaggcttttcttttttctagACCGCGTTTCGATACCAGCTGTGGCAGCGAGAAAAGGCAGAGTGCCGCAACCATCTGAGACTGAGCCAGGACAAGCAGCGAATGCAGCGTGTTGCCAGCACGTCCTTACCTTCGTCCGCTTTGGGCGGATAACTCGGGCCTTGTGTGTGGGATTTGAAACAAGAACCAGTACCTACTTGGTAGCACAGTGCTA from Metarhizium brunneum chromosome 2, complete sequence includes these protein-coding regions:
- the UTP6 gene encoding U3 small nucleolar RNA-associated protein 6 translates to MAGVAEKARFYLERSVPQLREWEEKEIFSKEEIRTIVQKRNEHEHRVLSPGNAPSEWSAYVKWEQSLESLRSKRCRRLKIHHLNSAHAGQGRVLSIYERGVNRHPGSRKLWKGYLSYAASIKAAKRWRKTMAKALRMMPTDAEFWVIAGRRSARNGDMAAARGFFMRGCRFCTQDCKLWLEYARSEMEWLVKVDQRKSEKKGVDALRPDRVDDDDELCIADSEDEDEAEDGNMLPEPSRAQAKVIDKQASEQLKSNPAMDGAIPMAIYDISRKQAFFTPEVAESFFTMFASFKALSVEPKISQHVLDSLSEAYPNHPSTCNCYIRQPILGVQTNTAEFPRGLRDVLARLGEKLDVTTDKLELSRKTTAWIDGYLARGGLDDDIRQVLEYTKEKLELS
- the CWH43 gene encoding Protein CWH43, which gives rise to MSKYKDKDGGIVLSFGGQWVSWAHTIVAYTAFLSALIVGVSLHYHKIVQNEFYGYPQEWFPSVSATIGDRYPERSFFMIFIAITSGPRFALVGLFYLLTRKPGTKLPGFIASMGVLRTLTCGGWTYITSTDDHDWHDILMISYIVATLPWTLGCIALSPPNPQAIKYRKYLATAFFGTLVPLIYFFIQHKVHRVAGAYTIYAFFEWALILFDVGFDAVTALDYSTFEVVIRDVKGLSKGDNLSSVPSAVMEKEKEKATGGLYSLRFTWSEALDTAADVYHGFVFWSMLTSLGLVVWYFPLWHMGISGYEAFVLVSISPLLLVGPLRSAVISNQRIIHLLSLSGVAAYLVLDPARRLFTVGFGVAMSTLGWVATLHAESLHEARFESRILGLLVGLILSSTAKFAWQTNNPIWPIMHEANGGWNLTGLVLGVLAALRFTRKAPLTSGTPDGAQRGSTVLAACGVGGVFFGMHSLLSDTSTMILWVWEGFPIRGPYFSTHGWCTLAAMSAGLFIGICKPSLAGSWPQYAVGTAGAMVLTFFSHWFGYYGGLVIAAYLMAVAVPLLSNASKKSPAVTFGLGFFIYVFLVLFHVWVVAYAFVPGGPLVREHTDWIMYSMMGLIGAGVYDFNASQPRKQQPRRTSASQHKKYFGFATIIVNILFLCAAFMRFPTNDYKPYHAKDRVLTAGIWTIHFSLDNDMWSSEYRMRDLIKEMELDVVGLLESDLQRIIMGNRDTTQFLAEDLGMYVDYGPGPNKHTWGAALLSKFPIVESKHHLLPSPVGELAPAIHATLDVYGELVDVFVFHSGQEEDPEDRRLQSEYLAQLMGSTPRPAFLLSYLVTKPLEGNYNTYVSEKSGMHDVDSTDWDRWCEYILFKKLKRVGYARVSRSTITDTELQVAKFVIPNSAAEAQQLDSVSAEERNRRVQESEVPEGWRFPAMFRGQGVRDHRYHVFDEPRYFN